From the Burkholderia ubonensis genome, one window contains:
- the fliM gene encoding flagellar motor switch protein FliM translates to MGHSEFMSQEEVDALLKGVTGEADADDDKRDAAGIRPYNIATQERIVRGRMPGLEIINDRFARLLRIGIFNFMRRTAEISVSQVKVQKYSEFTRNLPIPTNLNLVHVKPLRGTSLFVFDPNLVFFVVDNLFGGDGRFHTRVEGRDFTATEQRIIGKLLNLVFEHYTTAWKSVRPLQFEYVRSEMHTQFANVATPNEIVIVTQFSIEFGPTGGTLHICMPYSMVEPIRDVLASPIQGEALEVDRRWVRVLSQQVQTAEVEVTANLAEIPVTFEQILNLRAGDVLPLAIEDTITAKVDGVPVMECGYGIFNGQYALRVQKMISANDTMREGGYE, encoded by the coding sequence ATGGGCCACTCGGAGTTCATGTCCCAGGAGGAGGTCGATGCACTCCTCAAGGGCGTCACGGGCGAAGCCGACGCGGATGACGACAAGCGCGACGCAGCCGGCATCCGCCCCTACAACATCGCGACGCAGGAGCGGATCGTCCGCGGCCGGATGCCCGGCCTCGAGATCATCAACGACCGCTTCGCGCGTCTGTTGCGCATCGGCATCTTCAACTTCATGCGGCGCACGGCGGAAATCTCCGTCAGCCAGGTGAAGGTGCAGAAGTACAGCGAGTTCACCCGCAACCTGCCGATCCCGACGAACCTGAACCTCGTGCACGTGAAGCCGCTGCGCGGCACGTCGCTGTTCGTGTTCGACCCGAACCTCGTGTTCTTCGTCGTCGACAACCTGTTCGGCGGCGACGGGCGCTTCCACACGCGCGTCGAGGGCCGCGACTTCACCGCGACCGAGCAGCGCATCATCGGCAAGCTGCTGAACCTCGTGTTCGAGCACTACACGACCGCGTGGAAGAGCGTGCGGCCGCTGCAGTTCGAATACGTGCGCTCGGAAATGCATACGCAGTTCGCGAACGTCGCGACGCCGAACGAGATCGTGATCGTCACCCAGTTCTCGATCGAGTTCGGGCCGACGGGCGGCACGCTGCACATCTGCATGCCGTATTCGATGGTCGAGCCGATCCGCGACGTGCTCGCGTCGCCGATCCAGGGCGAGGCGCTCGAGGTCGACCGCCGCTGGGTGCGCGTGCTGTCGCAGCAGGTGCAGACGGCCGAGGTCGAGGTGACCGCGAATCTCGCCGAGATCCCGGTGACCTTCGAGCAGATCCTCAACCTGCGCGCGGGCGACGTGCTGCCGCTCGCGATCGAGGACACGATCACCGCGAAGGTCGACGGCGTGCCGGTCATGGAATGCGGTTACGGGATTTTCAATGGTCAATATGCGTTGCGCGTGCAGAAGATGATCAGCGCGAACGACACGATGAGGGAAGGTGGATATGAGTGA
- the fliN gene encoding flagellar motor switch protein FliN, which produces MSELNTTTPELDAQALADAALAESAAAATPAPAAPAAAPAADEEQGLDDWAAALAEQNQQPAVEPGATGAGVFQPLSKAASTSTHNDIDMILDIPVKMTVELGRTKIAIRNLLQLAQGSVVELDGLAGEPMDVLVNGCLIAQGEVVVVNDKFGIRLTDIITPSERIRKLNR; this is translated from the coding sequence ATGAGTGAGCTGAACACGACGACGCCCGAACTCGACGCGCAGGCCCTCGCCGACGCGGCGCTCGCGGAATCGGCCGCAGCGGCGACCCCGGCCCCGGCCGCGCCGGCGGCAGCGCCTGCCGCGGACGAAGAACAGGGCCTCGACGACTGGGCGGCCGCGCTCGCCGAGCAGAACCAGCAGCCTGCGGTCGAGCCGGGCGCGACGGGCGCCGGCGTGTTCCAGCCGCTGTCGAAGGCCGCGTCGACGTCGACGCACAACGACATCGACATGATCCTCGACATCCCGGTCAAGATGACCGTGGAGCTCGGCCGCACGAAGATCGCGATCCGCAACCTGCTGCAGCTCGCGCAGGGCTCGGTCGTCGAACTCGACGGCCTCGCGGGCGAGCCGATGGACGTGCTGGTCAACGGCTGCCTGATCGCGCAGGGCGAAGTGGTGGTCGTGAACGACAAGTTCGGCATCCGCCTGACCGACATCATCACGCCGTCCGAGCGCATCCGGAAACTGAATCGGTGA
- the fliP gene encoding flagellar type III secretion system pore protein FliP (The bacterial flagellar biogenesis protein FliP forms a type III secretion system (T3SS)-type pore required for flagellar assembly.) — protein sequence MKHVFLRRAARIAPALILGLAPALACAQAAGLPAFNAAPGPNGGTTYSLSVQTMLLLTMLSFLPAMLLMMTSFTRIIIVLSLLRQALGTSSTPPNQVLVGLAMFLTFFVMSPVLDRAYNDGYKPFSDGSVPMEQAVQRGVAPFKGFMLKQTRETDLALFAKISKAAPMQGPEDVPLSLLVPAFVTSELKTGFQIGFTIFIPFLIIDMVVASVLMSMGMMMVSPSTVSLPFKLMLFVVVDGWQLLLGSLAQSFI from the coding sequence ATGAAACACGTCTTCCTGCGCCGCGCGGCGCGCATCGCGCCCGCCCTGATCCTCGGCCTTGCCCCCGCGCTCGCGTGCGCGCAGGCGGCGGGCCTGCCCGCCTTCAACGCGGCCCCCGGCCCGAACGGCGGCACGACCTACTCGCTGAGCGTGCAGACGATGCTGCTGCTCACGATGCTGTCGTTCCTGCCGGCGATGCTGCTGATGATGACGAGCTTCACGCGCATCATCATCGTGCTGTCGCTGCTGCGGCAGGCGCTCGGCACGTCGTCGACGCCGCCGAACCAGGTGCTGGTCGGCCTCGCGATGTTCCTCACCTTCTTCGTGATGTCGCCGGTGCTCGACCGCGCGTACAACGACGGCTACAAGCCGTTCTCCGACGGCAGCGTGCCGATGGAGCAGGCGGTGCAGCGCGGCGTCGCGCCGTTCAAGGGCTTCATGCTGAAGCAGACCCGCGAGACCGATCTCGCGCTGTTCGCGAAGATCTCGAAGGCCGCGCCGATGCAGGGCCCGGAAGACGTGCCGCTGTCGCTGCTGGTGCCCGCGTTCGTCACCAGCGAGCTGAAGACGGGCTTCCAGATCGGCTTCACGATCTTCATCCCGTTCCTGATCATCGACATGGTCGTCGCGAGCGTGCTGATGTCGATGGGGATGATGATGGTGTCGCCGTCCACCGTGTCGCTGCCGTTCAAGCTGATGCTGTTCGTCGTCGTCGACGGCTGGCAGCTGCTGCTCGGCTCGCTCGCGCAGAGCTTCATCTGA
- the fliO gene encoding flagellar biosynthetic protein FliO, whose amino-acid sequence MNVVKAARRAHRFAVATLPALLAGAAALASSGAGAADLNAVNHAGAIASSVVVGSAAPSLGVGAVLQTLVGLAVVIGLVFGCAWLARRFGFQPARRGGPLKVVSSVAVGAKESATIVEIGDTWLVLGVAPGNVRLLHTLPAGSAPDAAVVSTSPGAGAADANASGSFGARFRDALAGEAAKRLGRGKER is encoded by the coding sequence GTGAACGTCGTGAAGGCCGCCCGCCGCGCCCACCGCTTCGCCGTCGCCACCCTCCCGGCCCTCCTGGCCGGGGCGGCGGCGCTCGCGAGCAGCGGCGCCGGCGCGGCCGACCTGAACGCGGTGAACCATGCCGGCGCGATCGCGTCGAGCGTGGTGGTCGGCTCGGCCGCGCCGTCGCTCGGCGTCGGCGCGGTGCTGCAGACGCTCGTCGGGCTCGCGGTCGTGATCGGCCTCGTGTTCGGCTGCGCGTGGCTCGCGCGCCGCTTCGGCTTCCAGCCGGCGCGGCGCGGCGGCCCGCTGAAGGTCGTGTCGAGCGTCGCGGTCGGCGCGAAGGAAAGCGCGACGATCGTCGAGATCGGCGATACGTGGCTGGTGCTCGGCGTCGCGCCCGGCAACGTCCGGCTGCTGCACACGCTGCCGGCCGGCTCCGCGCCCGACGCGGCCGTCGTGTCGACGTCGCCCGGCGCCGGCGCCGCCGACGCGAACGCGTCCGGCTCGTTCGGCGCGCGGTTTCGCGATGCGCTCGCGGGCGAAGCCGCGAAGCGACTCGGGCGCGGCAAGGAGCGCTGA
- the fliQ gene encoding flagellar biosynthesis protein FliQ → MTPEQVMTLAHHAMVVGLLVSAPLLLVALAVGLLVSLFQAATQINESTLSFIPKLLAVLATLVIAGPWMMTTVLDYLRQTLLHVATLGAG, encoded by the coding sequence ATGACGCCCGAACAAGTGATGACGCTCGCGCACCACGCGATGGTGGTCGGCCTGCTGGTCTCCGCGCCGCTGCTGCTCGTCGCGCTCGCGGTCGGCCTGCTCGTGAGCCTGTTCCAGGCCGCGACGCAGATCAACGAATCGACGCTGTCGTTCATCCCGAAGCTGCTCGCGGTGCTGGCCACGCTCGTGATCGCGGGCCCGTGGATGATGACGACGGTGCTCGACTACCTGCGGCAGACCCTGCTGCACGTCGCGACGCTCGGCGCGGGCTGA